A single region of the Phalacrocorax aristotelis chromosome 17, bGulAri2.1, whole genome shotgun sequence genome encodes:
- the CRAT gene encoding carnitine O-acetyltransferase isoform X1, whose amino-acid sequence MLAFVARAVARPYGLLKPTALGKIPGRFQLHQEALPHLPVPPLQQTLDRYLLTLQPIISEEELNHTQELVAEFRKPGGVGERLQKGLERRAKKTENWLSDWWLKTAYLEYRLPVVVHSSPGVVLPKQDFLDRQGQLRFAAKLIEGILDFKTMIDNETLPVEHLGGKPLCMNQYYQILSSCRIPGPKRDSIVNYAKGKKQSRHITVVHNFQFFELDVYNSDGSPLTTDQLFIQLEKIWNTSLQTNKEPIGILTTNHRNSWAKAYNNLLKDKTNKESVRTIEKSICTVCLDAPMPRVSDDIYKSRVAAQMLHGGGSRWNSGNRWFDKTLQFIIAEDGSCGLVYEHAPSEGPPIVALLDHIVEYTKKPELVRSPMIPLPMPKKLRFNITPEIKNDIEKAKQNINIMVEDLDIKVMVFHQFGKTFPKSEKISPDAFIQLALQLAYYRMYGHACATYESASLRMFRLGRTDTIRSTSVDSLKFVQSMDSPDKSDQEKTDLLRRATQAHREYTDMAIRGNAIDRHLLGLKLQAIEDLVSIPELFMDTAYAVAMHFNLSTSQVPAKTDCVMCFGPVVPDGYGICYNPMDEHINFAISAFNSCADTNAARMAHYLEKALLDMRILLQSTPKSKL is encoded by the exons ATGCTGGCCTTCGTGGCGAGGGCTGTG GCCAGGCCCTATGGCCTGCTGAAGCCGACAGCTTTAGGCAAGATCCCAGGCAGATTCCAACTTCACCAGGAAGCATTGCCCCATCTCCCCGTGCCGCCGCTCCAGCAAACGCTGGACCGTTACCTGCTGACTCTGCAGCCCATCATCAGCGAGGAGGAGCTGAACCACACGCAGGAGCTGGTGGCTGAGTTCCGCAAGCCAGGAGGCGTTGGGGAGAGGCTGCAGAAAGGCCTGGAGAGAAGAGCCAAGAAAACAGAGAACTGG CTCTCAGACTGGTGGCTGAAGACAGCTTACCTGGAGTATCGCCTGCCAGTTGTGGTCCACTCCAGCCCAGGTGTGGTTTTACCTAAGCAGGATTTTCTGGATCGACAAGGTCAGCTCAG GTTTGCTGCCAAGCTGATCGAGGGCATCCTGGATTTCAAGACTATGATTGACAA TGAGACCCTCCCAGTGGAGCACCTGGGTGGGAAGCCCCTCTGCATGAACCAGTACTACCAGATCCTCTCATCCTGCCGTATTCCTGGGCCCAAGCGGGACTCCATTGTCAACTACGCTAAAGGCAAAAAGCAGTCCAGACACATCACAGTGGTTCACAACTTCCAG TTCTTTGAGCTGGATGTTTACAACAGTGATGGAAGTCCCCTTACCACTGACCAGCTCTTCATTCAGCTGGAGAAGATATGGAACACCTCCCTCCAGACAAACAAAGAACCTATTGGGATCCTCACCACCAACCACCGAAACAGCTGGGCAAAAGCCTACAACAACCTTCTGAAAG ATAAGACCAACAAGGAATCTGTGCGTACAATTGAGAAGAGCATTTGCACTGTCTGCCTCGATGCACCTATGCCACGGGTGTCTGACGACATCTACAAGAGCCGTGTGGCCGCTCAGATGCTGCATGGTGGAGGCAGTCGCTGGAACAGTGGGAACCGATGGTTTGACAAAACCCTTCAA TTCATCATTGCTGAAGATGGCTCCTGTGGTCTTGTATATGAGCACGCTCCCTCAGAAGGCCCACCCATTGTTGCTCTTCTGGATCACATCGTAGAGTACAC AAAGAAACCTGAGCTGGTAAGATCGCCCATGATTCCTTTGCCGATGCCCAAAAAGCTGCGGTTTAACATCACCCCAGAAATCAAGAACGACATAGAGAAGGCAAAGCAGAACATCAACAT aaTGGTTGAAGACCTAGATATCAAAGTCATGGTCTTTCATCAATTTGGGAAAACCTTCCCCAAGTCAGAGAAGATAAGTCCTGATGCTTTTATCCAGCTGGCCTTGCAGCTAGCATATTACAG GATGTACGGCCATGCCTGTGCCACGTATGAGAGTGCATCACTAAGGATGTTCCGCCTAGGCCGCACAGACACCATTCGCTCCACTTCTGTAGACTCTCTGAAGTTTGTGCAATCGATGGACAGCCCTGACAAATCG GACCAGGAGAAAACAGACTTGCTGAGGAGAGCTACCCAGGCCCACAGGGAATACACGGATATG GCAATACGGGGCAATGCAATAGACCGCCACCTCTTAGGCTTGAAGCTTCAAGCTATTGAGGACCTAGTGAGCATACCTGAACTGTTCATGGACACAGCCTATGCTGTTGCAATGCACTTCAATCTCTCAACCAGCCAG GTCCCAGCAAAGACAGACTGTGTGATGTGTTTTGGTCCCGTGGTTCCAGACGGCTATGGAATCTGTTACAACCCTATGGATGAACACATCAATTTTGCAATTTCAGCATTCAACAGCTGTGCTGACACAAACGCAGCCCGCATGGCACATTATCTTGAGAAAGCACTGCTAGACATGAGGATTTTGCTCCAGTCCACTCCCAAATCCAAACTGTAA
- the CRAT gene encoding carnitine O-acetyltransferase isoform X2: protein MDRKQKQAQKARPYGLLKPTALGKIPGRFQLHQEALPHLPVPPLQQTLDRYLLTLQPIISEEELNHTQELVAEFRKPGGVGERLQKGLERRAKKTENWLSDWWLKTAYLEYRLPVVVHSSPGVVLPKQDFLDRQGQLRFAAKLIEGILDFKTMIDNETLPVEHLGGKPLCMNQYYQILSSCRIPGPKRDSIVNYAKGKKQSRHITVVHNFQFFELDVYNSDGSPLTTDQLFIQLEKIWNTSLQTNKEPIGILTTNHRNSWAKAYNNLLKDKTNKESVRTIEKSICTVCLDAPMPRVSDDIYKSRVAAQMLHGGGSRWNSGNRWFDKTLQFIIAEDGSCGLVYEHAPSEGPPIVALLDHIVEYTKKPELVRSPMIPLPMPKKLRFNITPEIKNDIEKAKQNINIMVEDLDIKVMVFHQFGKTFPKSEKISPDAFIQLALQLAYYRMYGHACATYESASLRMFRLGRTDTIRSTSVDSLKFVQSMDSPDKSDQEKTDLLRRATQAHREYTDMAIRGNAIDRHLLGLKLQAIEDLVSIPELFMDTAYAVAMHFNLSTSQVPAKTDCVMCFGPVVPDGYGICYNPMDEHINFAISAFNSCADTNAARMAHYLEKALLDMRILLQSTPKSKL, encoded by the exons ATGGATAGGAAGCAGAAGCAAGCCCAGAAG GCCAGGCCCTATGGCCTGCTGAAGCCGACAGCTTTAGGCAAGATCCCAGGCAGATTCCAACTTCACCAGGAAGCATTGCCCCATCTCCCCGTGCCGCCGCTCCAGCAAACGCTGGACCGTTACCTGCTGACTCTGCAGCCCATCATCAGCGAGGAGGAGCTGAACCACACGCAGGAGCTGGTGGCTGAGTTCCGCAAGCCAGGAGGCGTTGGGGAGAGGCTGCAGAAAGGCCTGGAGAGAAGAGCCAAGAAAACAGAGAACTGG CTCTCAGACTGGTGGCTGAAGACAGCTTACCTGGAGTATCGCCTGCCAGTTGTGGTCCACTCCAGCCCAGGTGTGGTTTTACCTAAGCAGGATTTTCTGGATCGACAAGGTCAGCTCAG GTTTGCTGCCAAGCTGATCGAGGGCATCCTGGATTTCAAGACTATGATTGACAA TGAGACCCTCCCAGTGGAGCACCTGGGTGGGAAGCCCCTCTGCATGAACCAGTACTACCAGATCCTCTCATCCTGCCGTATTCCTGGGCCCAAGCGGGACTCCATTGTCAACTACGCTAAAGGCAAAAAGCAGTCCAGACACATCACAGTGGTTCACAACTTCCAG TTCTTTGAGCTGGATGTTTACAACAGTGATGGAAGTCCCCTTACCACTGACCAGCTCTTCATTCAGCTGGAGAAGATATGGAACACCTCCCTCCAGACAAACAAAGAACCTATTGGGATCCTCACCACCAACCACCGAAACAGCTGGGCAAAAGCCTACAACAACCTTCTGAAAG ATAAGACCAACAAGGAATCTGTGCGTACAATTGAGAAGAGCATTTGCACTGTCTGCCTCGATGCACCTATGCCACGGGTGTCTGACGACATCTACAAGAGCCGTGTGGCCGCTCAGATGCTGCATGGTGGAGGCAGTCGCTGGAACAGTGGGAACCGATGGTTTGACAAAACCCTTCAA TTCATCATTGCTGAAGATGGCTCCTGTGGTCTTGTATATGAGCACGCTCCCTCAGAAGGCCCACCCATTGTTGCTCTTCTGGATCACATCGTAGAGTACAC AAAGAAACCTGAGCTGGTAAGATCGCCCATGATTCCTTTGCCGATGCCCAAAAAGCTGCGGTTTAACATCACCCCAGAAATCAAGAACGACATAGAGAAGGCAAAGCAGAACATCAACAT aaTGGTTGAAGACCTAGATATCAAAGTCATGGTCTTTCATCAATTTGGGAAAACCTTCCCCAAGTCAGAGAAGATAAGTCCTGATGCTTTTATCCAGCTGGCCTTGCAGCTAGCATATTACAG GATGTACGGCCATGCCTGTGCCACGTATGAGAGTGCATCACTAAGGATGTTCCGCCTAGGCCGCACAGACACCATTCGCTCCACTTCTGTAGACTCTCTGAAGTTTGTGCAATCGATGGACAGCCCTGACAAATCG GACCAGGAGAAAACAGACTTGCTGAGGAGAGCTACCCAGGCCCACAGGGAATACACGGATATG GCAATACGGGGCAATGCAATAGACCGCCACCTCTTAGGCTTGAAGCTTCAAGCTATTGAGGACCTAGTGAGCATACCTGAACTGTTCATGGACACAGCCTATGCTGTTGCAATGCACTTCAATCTCTCAACCAGCCAG GTCCCAGCAAAGACAGACTGTGTGATGTGTTTTGGTCCCGTGGTTCCAGACGGCTATGGAATCTGTTACAACCCTATGGATGAACACATCAATTTTGCAATTTCAGCATTCAACAGCTGTGCTGACACAAACGCAGCCCGCATGGCACATTATCTTGAGAAAGCACTGCTAGACATGAGGATTTTGCTCCAGTCCACTCCCAAATCCAAACTGTAA
- the CRAT gene encoding carnitine O-acetyltransferase isoform X3: MAAWASPRSKMAVWRPRPLAAERGGGARCRRCPCGGRGGGRARNHAGLRGEGCGGRGNRNRPRERLTIFSVLPAMDRKQKQAQKARPYGLLKPTALGKIPGRFQLHQEALPHLPVPPLQQTLDRYLLTLQPIISEEELNHTQELVAEFRKPGGVGERLQKGLERRAKKTENWLSDWWLKTAYLEYRLPVVVHSSPGVVLPKQDFLDRQGQLRFAAKLIEGILDFKTMIDNETLPVEHLGGKPLCMNQYYQILSSCRIPGPKRDSIVNYAKGKKQSRHITVVHNFQFFELDVYNSDGSPLTTDQLFIQLEKIWNTSLQTNKEPIGILTTNHRNSWAKAYNNLLKDKTNKESVRTIEKSICTVCLDAPMPRVSDDIYKSRVAAQMLHGGGSRWNSGNRWFDKTLQFIIAEDGSCGLVYEHAPSEGPPIVALLDHIVEYTKKPELVRSPMIPLPMPKKLRFNITPEIKNDIEKAKQNINIMVEDLDIKVMVFHQFGKTFPKSEKISPDAFIQLALQLAYYRMYGHACATYESASLRMFRLGRTDTIRSTSVDSLKFVQSMDSPDKSDQEKTDLLRRATQAHREYTDMAIRGNAIDRHLLGLKLQAIEDLVSIPELFMDTAYAVAMHFNLSTSQVPAKTDCVMCFGPVVPDGYGICYNPMDEHINFAISAFNSCADTNAARMAHYLEKALLDMRILLQSTPKSKL, encoded by the exons ATGGCGGCGTGGGCTTCGCCCCGTTCCAAGATGGCGGTGTGGCGACCCCGCCCCTTGGCGGCCGAGAGGGGCGGCGGCGCCCGGTGTCGCCGTTGTCCTtgcggcggccggggcggcgggcgggcgcggaACCATGCTGGCCTTCGTGGCGAGGGCTGTG GTGGAAGAGGAAACCGAAACAGGCCGAGGGAGAGGCTTACGATCTTTTCTGTCCTCCCAGCCATGGATAGGAAGCAGAAGCAAGCCCAGAAG GCCAGGCCCTATGGCCTGCTGAAGCCGACAGCTTTAGGCAAGATCCCAGGCAGATTCCAACTTCACCAGGAAGCATTGCCCCATCTCCCCGTGCCGCCGCTCCAGCAAACGCTGGACCGTTACCTGCTGACTCTGCAGCCCATCATCAGCGAGGAGGAGCTGAACCACACGCAGGAGCTGGTGGCTGAGTTCCGCAAGCCAGGAGGCGTTGGGGAGAGGCTGCAGAAAGGCCTGGAGAGAAGAGCCAAGAAAACAGAGAACTGG CTCTCAGACTGGTGGCTGAAGACAGCTTACCTGGAGTATCGCCTGCCAGTTGTGGTCCACTCCAGCCCAGGTGTGGTTTTACCTAAGCAGGATTTTCTGGATCGACAAGGTCAGCTCAG GTTTGCTGCCAAGCTGATCGAGGGCATCCTGGATTTCAAGACTATGATTGACAA TGAGACCCTCCCAGTGGAGCACCTGGGTGGGAAGCCCCTCTGCATGAACCAGTACTACCAGATCCTCTCATCCTGCCGTATTCCTGGGCCCAAGCGGGACTCCATTGTCAACTACGCTAAAGGCAAAAAGCAGTCCAGACACATCACAGTGGTTCACAACTTCCAG TTCTTTGAGCTGGATGTTTACAACAGTGATGGAAGTCCCCTTACCACTGACCAGCTCTTCATTCAGCTGGAGAAGATATGGAACACCTCCCTCCAGACAAACAAAGAACCTATTGGGATCCTCACCACCAACCACCGAAACAGCTGGGCAAAAGCCTACAACAACCTTCTGAAAG ATAAGACCAACAAGGAATCTGTGCGTACAATTGAGAAGAGCATTTGCACTGTCTGCCTCGATGCACCTATGCCACGGGTGTCTGACGACATCTACAAGAGCCGTGTGGCCGCTCAGATGCTGCATGGTGGAGGCAGTCGCTGGAACAGTGGGAACCGATGGTTTGACAAAACCCTTCAA TTCATCATTGCTGAAGATGGCTCCTGTGGTCTTGTATATGAGCACGCTCCCTCAGAAGGCCCACCCATTGTTGCTCTTCTGGATCACATCGTAGAGTACAC AAAGAAACCTGAGCTGGTAAGATCGCCCATGATTCCTTTGCCGATGCCCAAAAAGCTGCGGTTTAACATCACCCCAGAAATCAAGAACGACATAGAGAAGGCAAAGCAGAACATCAACAT aaTGGTTGAAGACCTAGATATCAAAGTCATGGTCTTTCATCAATTTGGGAAAACCTTCCCCAAGTCAGAGAAGATAAGTCCTGATGCTTTTATCCAGCTGGCCTTGCAGCTAGCATATTACAG GATGTACGGCCATGCCTGTGCCACGTATGAGAGTGCATCACTAAGGATGTTCCGCCTAGGCCGCACAGACACCATTCGCTCCACTTCTGTAGACTCTCTGAAGTTTGTGCAATCGATGGACAGCCCTGACAAATCG GACCAGGAGAAAACAGACTTGCTGAGGAGAGCTACCCAGGCCCACAGGGAATACACGGATATG GCAATACGGGGCAATGCAATAGACCGCCACCTCTTAGGCTTGAAGCTTCAAGCTATTGAGGACCTAGTGAGCATACCTGAACTGTTCATGGACACAGCCTATGCTGTTGCAATGCACTTCAATCTCTCAACCAGCCAG GTCCCAGCAAAGACAGACTGTGTGATGTGTTTTGGTCCCGTGGTTCCAGACGGCTATGGAATCTGTTACAACCCTATGGATGAACACATCAATTTTGCAATTTCAGCATTCAACAGCTGTGCTGACACAAACGCAGCCCGCATGGCACATTATCTTGAGAAAGCACTGCTAGACATGAGGATTTTGCTCCAGTCCACTCCCAAATCCAAACTGTAA